Proteins from a single region of Heliomicrobium gestii:
- the rsmD gene encoding 16S rRNA (guanine(966)-N(2))-methyltransferase RsmD, which produces MRIISGQARGHRLVSVKGWETRPTADRVKEALFNVLAGRCLEAQCLDLFAGTGALGLEALSRGAAFVYWVEKNPAACATIVKNIQSTRLDRGKVLKQDVRQACQRLLAEGKRFDLIFADPPYKRELWLPVLEMAAAGLLAPEGVLIMESSRDEGLPEQFGSLSRRKQDRYGDTMIHYYQWERSPEPDPEERCEEADS; this is translated from the coding sequence GTGCGGATCATATCCGGCCAAGCCCGAGGCCACCGGTTGGTCTCCGTCAAGGGGTGGGAGACGCGGCCGACGGCCGATCGCGTAAAAGAAGCGTTGTTCAATGTGCTGGCCGGGCGTTGCCTTGAAGCGCAATGCCTGGACCTGTTTGCGGGAACGGGCGCCCTGGGCCTGGAGGCCTTGAGCCGTGGCGCCGCGTTCGTATATTGGGTGGAAAAAAATCCGGCGGCCTGTGCGACGATTGTCAAAAACATCCAGTCGACAAGACTGGATCGAGGAAAAGTGCTGAAACAGGATGTCCGGCAGGCCTGTCAGCGACTGCTCGCCGAGGGAAAGCGATTTGATCTGATCTTTGCCGACCCGCCCTATAAACGGGAACTCTGGCTCCCCGTGCTGGAGATGGCTGCCGCCGGGCTTCTGGCGCCGGAGGGCGTCTTGATCATGGAAAGCAGCCGTGACGAGGGGCTTCCCGAACAGTTCGGTTCCTTGAGCCGGAGGAAACAGGACCGCTACGGAGACACCATGATTCATTACTACCAGTGGGAGCGGTCCCCGGAACCGGATCCGGAAGAGCGCTGTGAGGAGGCCGACTCGTGA
- a CDS encoding DAK2 domain-containing protein gives MDSRFPIRERLDGPAVAALIQGGAGRVEANRQRIDQLNVFPVPDGDTGTNLSLTLRACAEAIPGGEVRAGKVTMAAAKGALLGARGNSGVIFSQLFRGWAKALEDKDTVTPLDWARAMEKGVEMAYKAVMKPVEGTILTVARAAAKEALAAARPGSDLDRILTAAVTAAQRALDKTPDQLSLLKEAGVVDAGGQGYVFFLEGCLQALRGESGEPIDSDAMTPVPEAVPAEATAPGGPSSEREPAEAAPERFCYCTEFILKGRQLPLDGLRKRLVDMGDCLLVVGDPDAAKIHIHTDHPGLVLEQALQCGTLHDIHINNMVEQAKARAAVISGEAVKDEGTRTPVAVIAAAPSAGWARLFQEQGAVAVVDGGTSRNPSANDWLAALEKASADFCLLLPNHPNLIMAARQAVQIYGEDRAAVVATRHLPGGLAAMLAFDPGKDVRDLQAGMEKAGRDIRCLEITRAVRDATVNGVAVREGDLIGLLDDSLIAGGVELSGVVREALTVAGGRWELVTLYQGEAVDPSEVERLIEVIEAACPDAEVEAVTTGQPLYPYIIGLE, from the coding sequence ATGGACTCAAGATTCCCGATTAGAGAACGCTTGGACGGGCCTGCCGTAGCCGCATTGATCCAGGGCGGCGCAGGGCGTGTCGAGGCGAACCGGCAGCGGATCGATCAGTTGAACGTATTCCCTGTGCCAGACGGCGACACCGGCACCAACCTGTCCTTGACGCTGCGCGCCTGCGCCGAGGCGATCCCCGGCGGTGAAGTCCGGGCAGGTAAAGTGACGATGGCGGCGGCGAAGGGGGCCTTGCTCGGCGCCCGCGGCAATTCGGGCGTGATTTTTTCCCAGTTGTTCCGGGGCTGGGCCAAGGCGCTGGAAGACAAGGACACGGTAACGCCCCTCGATTGGGCTAGGGCCATGGAAAAGGGCGTTGAGATGGCCTATAAGGCGGTCATGAAGCCGGTGGAGGGAACAATCCTGACGGTTGCCCGGGCGGCAGCGAAGGAAGCCCTGGCGGCGGCGCGACCAGGGAGCGATCTGGACCGGATCCTGACCGCGGCCGTCACCGCGGCCCAGCGCGCCCTTGACAAGACGCCGGACCAGTTGTCCCTCTTGAAAGAGGCCGGTGTCGTCGACGCCGGCGGTCAGGGGTATGTGTTTTTCTTGGAGGGATGCCTCCAGGCCTTGCGCGGCGAGTCGGGCGAACCGATCGACTCGGATGCAATGACGCCTGTTCCAGAGGCGGTCCCTGCTGAAGCGACGGCGCCAGGCGGCCCTTCCTCAGAACGAGAACCGGCTGAGGCGGCGCCGGAACGGTTTTGCTACTGCACTGAATTCATCCTGAAAGGGCGCCAACTGCCCCTCGACGGTTTGCGGAAGCGACTGGTAGACATGGGAGACTGCCTGCTCGTCGTGGGGGATCCCGATGCGGCCAAGATCCACATACATACGGATCACCCGGGCCTGGTTTTAGAACAAGCCCTCCAGTGCGGCACCCTCCATGACATCCACATCAACAACATGGTTGAACAGGCCAAGGCCAGGGCCGCCGTCATCTCCGGAGAAGCGGTGAAAGACGAAGGGACGCGAACGCCGGTCGCGGTGATCGCTGCTGCGCCGTCGGCAGGGTGGGCGCGCTTGTTTCAGGAACAGGGGGCTGTCGCCGTCGTCGACGGCGGGACGAGCCGCAACCCCAGCGCCAACGATTGGCTGGCCGCTTTAGAGAAGGCGTCAGCCGACTTCTGCCTGCTCCTGCCCAATCACCCGAACCTGATTATGGCGGCTCGCCAGGCGGTGCAGATCTATGGCGAGGACCGGGCCGCCGTAGTGGCAACGCGCCACCTTCCCGGCGGTCTGGCGGCCATGTTGGCCTTTGACCCTGGAAAAGACGTTCGGGATCTTCAGGCCGGGATGGAAAAGGCCGGCCGGGATATTCGCTGCTTGGAGATCACCAGGGCTGTTCGCGATGCCACTGTCAATGGTGTCGCTGTTCGGGAGGGCGATCTGATCGGTCTCCTTGACGACAGCCTCATCGCCGGCGGCGTGGAGTTGAGCGGTGTGGTCCGGGAGGCGTTGACTGTGGCAGGCGGCCGATGGGAACTGGTCACCCTCTATCAGGGAGAAGCGGTCGACCCATCGGAGGTGGAAAGGCTGATCGAGGTGATCGAGGCGGCTTGCCCGGACGCGGAGGTGGAAGCGGTGACAACGGGGCAACCGCTCTACCCGTACATCATCGGACTGGAGTAA
- the recG gene encoding ATP-dependent DNA helicase RecG: MKWQLLWQNLRRAVDAERHCGYTDGGVIGGFSAFARSALAALRREAVNAPGPWGARLTLWEGQLQHYQRQPVAERRLLVEQISQNLAVLEMELSAHLPVAQPLATEQVLAAPGTALPGSRTSVTEPSETRQRSRAPSKTASPDAPSMAPERSFSRGGQGPGTEIQFLRGVGPQRATTLKKLGIATVRDLIFHLPHRYIDRSQLMSIAQIRYPGDVTVAGVIRAYQQWTPRRGLSVIKGQIDDGSGLLPIVLFNRKHLPAKYPPGTAVVVSGKAEFRYGKAELHVEEMENQAEAGLHTNRIVPVYPATEGLNQRFLRGLFEQVLDRYAPSLIDPLPPPVTAKLKLPGLVEAVRHLHFPESLEAAEAGRRKIAFNEIFLLSTAWRYVRRQKQGPLQGIRHQPTGEELARFWSLLPYELTGAQKRVIAEIEADMEAERPMHRLLQGDVGAGKTVVAASAVVKAVASGYQAALMAPTEVLADQHAINWQSLLANMAMPVAHLTGSIGRRRREEILRGLADGSIPVVVGTHALLQKEVAFRRLGLVIIDEQHRFGVRQRAILKGKSEAADLLVMTATPIPRTLAMTVYGDLDVSILDERPPGRRQVKTHHVGADAWPRIYRLIRREVAAGRQAYVVCPAIEDSEESDLAAVEERFATLSRDVFPDLEVGILHGRLKKDDKAAVMERFYRGQLHILVATTVIEVGVDVPAATVMVIEGAERFGLAQLHQLRGRVGRGDAQSYCILVADKLSEEGRQRMQAMEASDDGFRLAEEDLKLRGPGEFLGTRQSGIPAFKAADLVRDAELIESAKEWARRWSAHDPELQLPESRELAQRVRETFHGLDLF, from the coding sequence ATGAAATGGCAATTGTTGTGGCAGAATCTGCGGCGGGCTGTCGACGCCGAACGCCATTGCGGGTACACCGACGGCGGCGTTATCGGCGGTTTTTCCGCCTTCGCCCGTTCCGCCCTCGCCGCTTTGCGGCGGGAAGCCGTAAACGCTCCCGGTCCCTGGGGGGCGCGGTTGACCCTGTGGGAGGGGCAACTGCAGCATTACCAGCGTCAGCCGGTCGCAGAGCGACGTCTCCTCGTGGAACAGATCTCTCAAAACCTGGCTGTTTTGGAGATGGAACTGTCGGCCCACTTGCCGGTAGCCCAACCTCTGGCGACCGAACAGGTCTTGGCGGCGCCGGGTACGGCGCTGCCCGGCAGTCGGACCTCCGTCACTGAGCCATCGGAGACCCGGCAAAGGTCAAGGGCGCCGTCAAAGACCGCGTCGCCGGACGCCCCGTCAATGGCTCCGGAGCGCTCCTTTTCCCGCGGCGGTCAGGGGCCGGGCACGGAGATCCAGTTCCTGCGGGGCGTAGGGCCCCAGCGGGCGACAACGCTGAAAAAACTGGGCATCGCGACGGTGCGGGACCTGATCTTCCACCTGCCCCACCGCTATATCGACCGCAGCCAACTGATGAGCATCGCCCAGATTCGCTACCCTGGCGATGTGACGGTGGCCGGCGTGATCCGGGCTTACCAGCAGTGGACCCCGCGGCGCGGCCTGTCGGTGATCAAGGGTCAGATCGATGACGGCAGCGGCCTCTTGCCGATCGTGCTCTTCAACCGCAAGCACTTGCCGGCCAAGTATCCGCCTGGCACGGCTGTCGTCGTCTCCGGCAAGGCCGAGTTCCGCTATGGCAAGGCGGAACTGCATGTGGAGGAGATGGAAAATCAGGCGGAGGCGGGCTTGCACACCAACCGGATCGTTCCCGTCTACCCGGCCACAGAGGGATTGAACCAGCGGTTCCTGCGGGGTCTTTTTGAACAGGTGTTGGACAGGTACGCGCCGTCGCTGATCGATCCGCTCCCGCCGCCGGTAACGGCGAAACTGAAACTGCCTGGCCTTGTAGAAGCGGTGCGCCACCTCCATTTTCCCGAGAGCCTGGAAGCGGCGGAAGCGGGACGGCGCAAGATCGCCTTCAACGAGATCTTTTTGCTGTCCACGGCTTGGCGCTATGTGCGCCGGCAGAAGCAGGGGCCGCTCCAGGGGATCCGGCACCAGCCGACAGGGGAGGAACTGGCGCGGTTTTGGTCGCTCCTCCCCTATGAACTGACGGGAGCCCAGAAGCGGGTGATCGCCGAGATCGAGGCCGATATGGAAGCGGAGCGACCGATGCACCGGCTGCTTCAAGGCGATGTGGGCGCCGGCAAAACGGTAGTAGCCGCCTCGGCCGTCGTCAAGGCCGTCGCCTCGGGATACCAGGCGGCATTGATGGCGCCCACAGAGGTCCTGGCGGATCAACATGCCATCAACTGGCAGAGTCTGCTGGCCAACATGGCCATGCCGGTGGCTCACCTGACCGGCTCCATAGGGCGTCGCCGCCGCGAGGAGATCTTGCGCGGACTGGCCGACGGCTCGATCCCGGTCGTCGTGGGCACCCATGCGCTGTTGCAAAAAGAGGTGGCTTTTCGGAGGCTCGGCCTGGTGATCATCGACGAGCAGCACCGCTTCGGCGTGCGGCAGCGGGCGATTCTGAAAGGAAAGAGCGAGGCGGCAGACCTGTTGGTGATGACGGCGACGCCCATCCCGCGCACACTGGCCATGACGGTTTATGGCGACCTTGACGTATCCATCCTTGACGAGCGACCGCCGGGGCGGCGCCAGGTGAAGACCCACCATGTGGGCGCCGACGCCTGGCCGCGCATCTACCGGCTGATCCGCCGGGAGGTCGCTGCAGGGCGGCAGGCCTATGTGGTCTGTCCGGCCATCGAGGATTCCGAGGAGTCTGATCTGGCCGCCGTGGAAGAGCGCTTCGCCACCCTGTCTCGCGATGTTTTCCCCGACCTGGAGGTGGGCATCCTCCACGGGCGGCTGAAGAAAGACGACAAGGCGGCTGTGATGGAGCGCTTTTACCGGGGCCAGTTGCACATCCTGGTGGCGACGACGGTGATTGAAGTCGGTGTCGATGTGCCTGCGGCGACGGTGATGGTCATCGAAGGAGCCGAGCGATTCGGTTTGGCTCAGTTGCACCAACTCCGGGGACGGGTGGGCCGGGGTGACGCCCAATCCTACTGCATCCTGGTGGCTGACAAGCTCTCCGAAGAGGGACGGCAGCGGATGCAGGCCATGGAGGCCAGCGACGACGGGTTCCGCCTCGCCGAAGAGGACCTTAAGCTGCGCGGTCCCGGCGAGTTTCTCGGCACACGCCAGAGCGGCATCCCCGCCTTTAAGGCGGCTGATCTGGTCCGGGACGCCGAACTGATCGAGTCGGCGAAGGAGTGGGCCCGCCGCTGGTCTGCCCATGATCCCGAGCTTCAGTTGCCGGAGAGCCGCGAACTGGCGCAACGGGTGAGGGAGACTTTTCATGGATTGGATCTGTTCTGA
- a CDS encoding nucleoside recognition domain-containing protein — translation MVSLVPLVPGPLILTVFFLLLTPFMVFYPAVSLSAAREGLQLWLTVLLPALFPFLVVAELILALGLPRLVGAVLEPLMRPLFRLPGAAAVVVAVGFTTGFPVGAIMTAQLIREGMLTAAEGERLVLFTNNASPLFMLGAVGAGMYGSAEVGLLLAVSHYGANLLVGLISARLSPEGRSSVSLPFRYRWKAEWRIFLTQSVPAGETLGAAIGKGMHSILIIGGYAIFFVVAFRLLSAGGLLAPALALLERALPALQASPELAPGLLSGTLEMSIGCQQIAVAQAPLSQRLCTTALILSWSGLSILSQVAACLAGTGVRMSRYILARLAQSLLSMAIVSLWLPYIPTSLASANIPPILGIRLWPFWPGFSGTVYLILACLLALWTFALRQKGWRQK, via the coding sequence ATGGTCTCACTGGTCCCGCTCGTCCCCGGACCGCTTATCCTGACGGTTTTCTTTCTGCTCTTGACCCCGTTCATGGTCTTTTACCCGGCCGTGTCACTCTCCGCGGCGCGGGAGGGTTTACAACTCTGGTTGACCGTCTTGTTGCCGGCCCTCTTTCCCTTTCTGGTGGTCGCCGAACTGATCCTGGCGTTGGGATTGCCCCGGTTGGTCGGCGCAGTCTTGGAACCGCTGATGCGGCCCCTTTTTCGCCTGCCTGGCGCCGCCGCCGTCGTCGTCGCTGTAGGGTTTACCACAGGCTTTCCCGTCGGCGCGATCATGACAGCCCAGCTGATCCGCGAGGGCATGCTCACGGCTGCCGAAGGCGAGCGGCTCGTCCTGTTCACCAACAACGCCAGTCCGCTGTTCATGCTGGGCGCCGTCGGCGCCGGCATGTACGGATCGGCCGAGGTGGGACTGCTGCTGGCGGTCTCCCACTACGGCGCCAACCTGCTCGTCGGCCTGATCAGCGCCCGCCTCTCTCCGGAAGGGCGCTCCTCGGTTTCCTTGCCCTTCCGATACCGCTGGAAAGCGGAATGGCGCATCTTTTTGACCCAGTCCGTCCCCGCCGGGGAAACGCTGGGAGCGGCAATCGGCAAAGGGATGCACAGCATCCTGATCATTGGCGGTTATGCGATATTTTTCGTCGTTGCCTTCCGGCTTCTCTCGGCCGGCGGCCTATTGGCGCCTGCGCTGGCGCTGCTGGAAAGGGCGCTCCCCGCGCTTCAAGCGAGCCCGGAACTGGCGCCGGGTCTCCTGTCGGGGACGCTGGAGATGAGCATCGGCTGTCAACAGATTGCGGTGGCTCAAGCCCCCCTTTCCCAACGTCTTTGCACAACCGCCCTGATTCTGTCCTGGAGCGGACTCTCCATCTTGTCCCAGGTGGCGGCTTGTCTGGCCGGAACGGGCGTTCGCATGAGCCGCTATATCCTGGCTAGGCTGGCGCAAAGCCTTCTCTCCATGGCGATAGTCAGCCTGTGGCTGCCCTATATACCCACTTCGCTCGCCTCCGCCAACATCCCTCCCATCCTTGGTATCCGGCTCTGGCCTTTCTGGCCCGGTTTCTCCGGAACCGTTTATCTGATCCTAGCGTGCCTGCTCGCATTGTGGACGTTCGCCTTGAGACAAAAAGGTTGGCGACAAAAATAA
- the gpr gene encoding GPR endopeptidase, with protein MNRSALYSNLGIRLDMALEAHDIIRREMGSDVPGVRVFRSEHPQSVVVTTVVVDSEQGEQAMGKPRGTYVTIDAPPLRENNRESHQAISTILARELAGLLPIGPDSSVLVVGLGNWNATPDALGPKVVESTLVTRHLHHYAPEELSGNLRPVSAIAPGVLGLTGIETAEIIKGIVEKTRPDLVIAIDALATSSVDRIATSIQLANTGIQPGSGVGNRRAGINQATMGCPVIALGVPTVCHAGVIAHEAIEKLMQQFQTSPTLYRLYKGLNPEAMQQIIEEVLGPFQRDLIMTPKEIDQLIQQTSRVVSAGIAQALHPAITPDQWTQYLQ; from the coding sequence GTGAATCGCTCCGCACTCTACAGCAATCTCGGCATCCGACTGGACATGGCCCTTGAGGCCCATGACATCATCCGCCGGGAGATGGGCTCCGATGTGCCCGGCGTGCGCGTCTTCCGCAGCGAACACCCGCAATCGGTCGTCGTCACCACCGTTGTCGTCGATTCGGAACAGGGCGAACAGGCGATGGGCAAGCCACGGGGGACCTATGTGACCATCGACGCGCCCCCCTTGCGGGAGAACAATCGAGAATCGCACCAAGCCATCTCGACCATCCTGGCTCGCGAACTGGCCGGGCTCTTGCCCATCGGCCCTGACAGTTCTGTCCTCGTCGTCGGCCTGGGCAACTGGAACGCCACCCCCGACGCCCTGGGACCCAAGGTGGTCGAATCCACCCTGGTCACCCGCCACCTCCATCACTACGCTCCGGAAGAGCTCTCGGGCAACTTGCGCCCCGTCAGCGCCATCGCCCCCGGTGTCCTCGGCTTGACAGGCATCGAGACGGCGGAGATCATCAAAGGGATCGTCGAGAAAACCCGCCCCGACCTGGTCATTGCCATCGACGCCCTGGCCACCAGTTCCGTCGATCGCATCGCCACCAGCATCCAACTGGCCAACACAGGGATCCAACCGGGATCGGGCGTGGGCAACCGGCGAGCCGGGATCAACCAGGCGACAATGGGCTGCCCCGTCATCGCCCTTGGTGTTCCAACGGTCTGTCATGCCGGCGTCATCGCCCACGAGGCCATCGAAAAACTGATGCAGCAGTTTCAGACGAGCCCCACCCTCTACCGGCTCTACAAAGGACTCAACCCCGAGGCGATGCAACAGATCATCGAAGAGGTGCTCGGCCCCTTTCAGCGAGACCTGATCATGACCCCCAAAGAGATCGATCAACTGATCCAGCAGACCTCCCGTGTCGTCTCAGCCGGCATCGCCCAGGCGCTCCATCCAGCCATCACACCGGACCAGTGGACCCAATACCTGCAATAA
- a CDS encoding DUF1858 domain-containing protein, producing the protein MGKITKDMSLMALLQEYPEAGEILARHGMGCLGCMGSATETIEGGARMHDINLRVLLAELQRLEKQGPA; encoded by the coding sequence TTGGGAAAGATAACCAAGGACATGTCGTTGATGGCATTGCTTCAGGAATACCCCGAAGCGGGCGAGATCCTGGCCCGCCACGGGATGGGCTGCCTCGGATGCATGGGTTCCGCCACAGAGACGATTGAAGGCGGCGCCCGGATGCATGACATTAACCTCCGTGTCCTCCTGGCGGAATTGCAGCGGTTGGAAAAGCAAGGGCCCGCTTGA
- a CDS encoding ATPase — MERAQALEGNSSRFGEGRSVLRILDELEELIETSTRIPITGKVLVDDHVLLDFLDRIRTGLPEELRQAKWLTKERQRVIQEAEAECQQMIEETKVYVAKLAGETEIVRLAQQKSEEILAEARRQAVELHTDARQYADDVLRQIEHTLTKSVSTVRKGREELQAQWERGEEEF; from the coding sequence ATGGAGCGAGCACAGGCATTGGAAGGGAATTCGTCCCGCTTTGGTGAAGGCAGGAGCGTTTTGCGCATCCTTGATGAACTGGAAGAATTGATTGAGACATCGACGCGCATCCCGATCACCGGCAAGGTGCTCGTGGATGATCACGTCCTTCTGGATTTCCTTGATCGCATCCGTACAGGGCTGCCGGAGGAACTGCGCCAGGCCAAATGGTTGACGAAGGAACGGCAGCGGGTGATCCAGGAAGCGGAAGCCGAGTGCCAGCAGATGATTGAAGAGACAAAGGTGTATGTAGCCAAGCTGGCCGGTGAGACGGAGATCGTCCGCCTGGCCCAACAGAAGTCGGAGGAGATTCTGGCCGAGGCGCGCCGCCAGGCCGTTGAACTCCATACTGACGCTCGCCAGTATGCCGATGATGTCCTTCGCCAAATCGAACATACCCTGACCAAGTCTGTCAGCACGGTCCGTAAAGGACGGGAAGAACTGCAAGCCCAGTGGGAGCGGGGAGAGGAAGAGTTTTAG
- the coaD gene encoding pantetheine-phosphate adenylyltransferase produces the protein MTVAVYPGSFDPITKGHLDIVERAAQIFNEVIVAVAINPNKKPLFTMDERVEMIRMASSHIPNVRVESFSGLLVDFTRKQGAQAIVRGLRAVSDFEVEFQMALMNKRLYPEAETVFMATHTDYAFLSSSMVKEVASFGGEVSDYLPPAVLKKMAEKFGDTVWGKASAR, from the coding sequence GTGACTGTTGCCGTCTATCCGGGCAGTTTTGACCCTATCACCAAAGGTCACTTGGATATTGTGGAGCGGGCCGCTCAGATTTTTAATGAAGTGATCGTCGCTGTCGCCATCAATCCCAACAAGAAACCGCTCTTTACGATGGATGAGCGTGTTGAGATGATCCGAATGGCGTCTTCCCATATCCCGAATGTGCGTGTGGAATCTTTTTCAGGGTTGCTCGTGGATTTTACGCGCAAGCAAGGGGCCCAAGCCATCGTGCGGGGGTTGCGCGCTGTATCTGACTTTGAAGTGGAGTTTCAGATGGCCTTGATGAACAAGCGCCTGTATCCGGAGGCGGAGACGGTGTTTATGGCCACCCACACCGATTACGCCTTTTTAAGCAGTTCCATGGTCAAAGAAGTCGCCTCCTTCGGTGGAGAGGTATCGGATTACCTGCCGCCGGCGGTGCTGAAGAAAATGGCGGAAAAATTCGGTGATACCGTATGGGGTAAGGCGTCGGCCAGATAG
- the rpmB gene encoding 50S ribosomal protein L28 produces the protein MSRKCAICGKGVQTGMQVSHSHIRTKRTWSPNLQRVRAVVKGAPVRLNVCTRCLRSGKVQRSV, from the coding sequence ATGTCACGGAAATGCGCCATTTGTGGCAAAGGGGTTCAAACAGGGATGCAAGTCAGTCACTCCCACATCCGCACCAAACGCACCTGGTCCCCTAACCTCCAGCGCGTTCGCGCGGTTGTCAAGGGTGCGCCCGTTCGTCTGAATGTTTGTACCCGCTGCCTCCGTTCGGGCAAAGTTCAGCGTTCCGTCTAA
- a CDS encoding small, acid-soluble spore protein, alpha/beta type: MPERDRDELSPQLEDFKMEVAQEIGLGHRFQDVKKQDRSAGAPPAK, translated from the coding sequence TTGCCAGAACGGGATCGCGACGAACTGTCGCCCCAATTGGAAGATTTTAAAATGGAAGTGGCCCAGGAGATCGGTCTGGGCCACCGTTTTCAGGATGTGAAAAAGCAGGACAGGTCTGCCGGGGCGCCGCCGGCGAAGTGA
- a CDS encoding acetate/propionate family kinase, protein MIVLVINSGSSSLKYQVFDMQKEALLAKGLVERIGLNGSILTHRPTGKDQVVIETEIPNHDRAIQLTVEALTHEDHGVVSSLSEINAVGHRVVHGGDRFSDSVVINEKSLAEICALFEVAPLHNPPAVMGIEACSHMLPGVSQAAVFDTAFHQTLPNYAYNYALPYELAQKYSLRRYGFHGTSHKYVAERAATMAGRPLEDLKIITCHLGNGASITAVDGGRSVDTSMGFTPLEGLIMGTRVGDMDPAAVPFLMEKEGLTTGQLNDLLNKKSGVLGVSGVSSDFRDLEEGAAKGDERCRLALDMFAYRVKKYIGAYAAVMNGVDVIVFTAGLGENSASMRRSICGGLGYLGVQLDEEKNKGRGEADVSAAGATCRVMVVPTDEELMIARDTYRLLK, encoded by the coding sequence ATGATCGTTTTGGTTATCAACTCTGGTAGTTCTTCGCTCAAGTACCAGGTTTTTGATATGCAGAAAGAGGCGCTGCTCGCCAAGGGCCTGGTTGAACGGATCGGCCTGAACGGTTCGATCTTGACGCATCGGCCGACCGGCAAAGACCAGGTCGTCATCGAGACGGAGATCCCGAACCATGACCGGGCGATCCAACTGACCGTCGAAGCCTTGACCCATGAGGACCATGGCGTTGTCTCGTCGTTGAGTGAGATCAACGCTGTCGGCCATCGCGTCGTTCATGGTGGAGATAGATTTTCCGACTCGGTTGTCATCAACGAGAAGTCGCTGGCCGAAATCTGCGCCCTCTTTGAAGTGGCGCCCCTGCACAACCCCCCGGCGGTGATGGGGATTGAAGCCTGCTCGCACATGCTGCCCGGCGTTTCCCAGGCAGCCGTCTTTGACACGGCCTTTCACCAAACCCTTCCCAACTACGCCTACAACTACGCCCTCCCTTACGAACTGGCGCAGAAGTATTCCCTTCGCCGCTACGGTTTCCACGGCACCTCCCACAAGTATGTGGCCGAACGGGCTGCGACCATGGCCGGCCGGCCGCTGGAAGACCTGAAGATCATCACCTGCCACCTCGGCAACGGCGCCTCCATCACCGCCGTCGACGGCGGACGTTCTGTCGACACCTCGATGGGCTTTACACCCCTCGAAGGCCTAATCATGGGCACCCGTGTCGGTGATATGGATCCAGCCGCTGTTCCCTTCCTGATGGAAAAAGAGGGACTGACGACGGGCCAGCTCAATGATCTGCTGAACAAAAAGAGCGGCGTCCTCGGCGTTTCTGGCGTCTCCAGCGATTTCCGGGATTTGGAGGAAGGAGCCGCCAAGGGGGACGAGCGGTGCCGACTGGCCCTTGACATGTTCGCCTATCGTGTTAAAAAATATATTGGCGCCTATGCTGCTGTCATGAACGGTGTCGACGTCATCGTCTTTACAGCCGGTCTTGGCGAGAACTCGGCCTCCATGCGCCGGTCTATCTGCGGCGGCCTTGGCTACCTGGGCGTTCAACTGGACGAGGAGAAAAACAAGGGACGGGGCGAAGCCGATGTGTCCGCCGCCGGCGCCACCTGCCGTGTCATGGTCGTGCCGACGGATGAAGAACTGATGATCGCTCGCGACACCTACCGGCTCCTCAAATAA
- a CDS encoding Asp23/Gls24 family envelope stress response protein encodes MTVKNPSEMGSVSIADEVIANIAGQAAAECYGLVGTAPKHLFAGIGVNKRAEHAARGIQVNSYGDFSVSLDLHVIMAYGVRIPEVARTVMERVKLAIETQLGLSVREVNVHVHGLKIPD; translated from the coding sequence ATGACTGTAAAAAATCCCTCTGAGATGGGCAGTGTATCGATCGCGGACGAAGTGATCGCTAATATCGCCGGACAGGCGGCGGCCGAATGCTACGGCCTGGTGGGCACGGCGCCCAAACACCTCTTCGCAGGCATCGGCGTCAATAAACGGGCTGAACATGCCGCGCGGGGCATACAAGTGAACTCGTATGGTGATTTTTCTGTATCGCTGGATCTGCATGTGATCATGGCCTACGGCGTTCGCATTCCCGAAGTCGCCCGAACCGTGATGGAACGGGTGAAGCTGGCCATAGAAACCCAACTGGGGTTGTCTGTTCGTGAGGTGAACGTTCATGTCCATGGACTCAAGATTCCCGATTAG